The Dasypus novemcinctus isolate mDasNov1 chromosome 11, mDasNov1.1.hap2, whole genome shotgun sequence DNA window CCTTCAGCTcgagcatggccttgctgacttGCTCGATGTACGGGATTCGAGATCCCTGGGGGCCTGTTCGGGGAGAGCGAGATGAGCTCTGGCGTCGCCCCGCGGAGGCCGAGGCGCCGGGGCTGCGCCCCCGCGCCGGGGCTGGGCGCACTCACCAAACATGGCTTCCAGCAGCCGCGTCTGGACCTGGAACACCTCGGGATCTCTCAGGTCTTCGGGAACTTTCACCCACGGCGGGATATCTTTCCGTTCTGGGAGCGTCCCCATCCTGAGCTGCTCGAAACCACGCTTGGGCCGAAGCGAGGCCTACCCGCGCCGTCGGGGGGCACCACGCGCGGAAAGTCTAACACCTgggaggccccgcccccggcctggCTCCGCCCCCCGGCCTGGCTCCGCCCCCGGCCTGGCTCCGCCCCCGAGCCGCAGTTCGCGACCCCGGGGCGGCGCTGCCAGTGCTCCCGGCGCTCTGCAGGCTCGCGGTCAGGCTGGTTACCTTCTCCGCCTCCTTTACGAGACGGTCGGAACTCCTCCCCCCAGAACGGGTGGCCCAGCTGTTTCCGAGTTTCCAAATGGCTTCCACCTGCACCGGCTCGTTTGCTGCGCCC harbors:
- the DPPA5 gene encoding developmental pluripotency-associated 5 protein, producing the protein MGTLPERKDIPPWVKVPEDLRDPEVFQVQTRLLEAMFGPQGSRIPYIEQVSKAMLELKVLESSDLTEVVVYGNYLYKLRTKWMLQSLAEWHRQRQERGMLRLEEAMNALELGPWTQ